The DNA region GCCGACGCGATAGGCCGTCACCATCGGAATGCCTGACAGCGCGAGCTCCAGCGTCACCGTACCCGACTTTGCGAGCGCCGCGCGGGCCACGCGGAATGCGGCGCGCTTCTCGGTCTCGCCGACGGCAAGCCGCGGCACCACGGGCCACGACGCGACGCCTTCGCGCACCATGGCCTCGAGATGCGGCATGGTCGGAAGCACGAGCTCGAACGGGGTTTGCTTGTTGAGCTGGCCGAGCGCCGCGCCGAACAGCGCCAGATGATGTCTGATCTCGCTGCGCCGGCTGCCGGGCAGCACCAGCAGCACCGGCGGCTGCGCATCGCGCCGCTTCTGTTCCTCCTCGTTGGGCCGCAGCGAGGTGAGCTGCTCGGTCAGGGGATGGCCGACATAGCTGCATGGCGGCCCCTGCAGCTTGCGATATTCCTCCGGTTCGAACGGCAGCAGTGCCAGCACGTGATCGACATAGCCTCGCATCGCGCGCGCCCGGCCCGGCCGCCACGCCCAGACCGATGGCGACACGTAGTTGACGATCGGAATGTTCGGGTTGCGCGCGCGAACGCGGCGCGCGACGCGGTGGGTGAAGTCAGGGCTGTCGATGATGACGAGCATGTCGGGCGCAGCATCGAGCACGGCATCGGCCGTACGCCTGATCAATTGCAGGATCTTCGGCAATTGCTTCACGACGGCGGCAAATCCAATGATCGAGAGCTCCTCGATCGGAAACAACGGATCGATGCCCTCGCCGGTCATCTGCCGGCCACCGACGCCGGAAAATTGTACGGCATCGCCGAGGCGCTGGCGCAGCACCTTCATCAGTGCCGCGCCGAGGCGGTCACCGGACTCCTCGGTCGCGATGAGGAAGATCTTGCCGCGGCGGCTGGGACTATGCGCCTGCATCAGCCCGCCAGTCCGATGACAAACAGCCCCTTGGCGTCGGCGGCCTCGATCAGGCCCTGCGGATCGGCGGCGAGCGTGTTGCCGGCGATCACGGCGATGCCGGCGATGCCCGCCGCGGCCGCGCCCTCGACCGTGCGTGGACCGATGGTGGGCAGATCGAAGCGGAGATCCTGCTTGCTCTTCGGCGCCTTCATCAGCACGCCGCGGCCGGTCTTGGCGCGGATACGGCCGTCGGCACGGAGCCGCGCCACCCGCGCCAACAGCCCATCGGTGCCTTCGATGTCCTCGACCGCAACCACGTGACCGTCGATCACCACGGCCGCCTGACCGATGTCGAACGGTCCAAGCGCATCGAGCACGCCGCGTCCGCGCGCGATGTCGGCGAGCGCGCTCGAGTCCGGCGTCGTGCGCGTCACGGCGCCCTCCGGCATCAGCAGGTCCGGCGCGACATCCTTGATTCCGACCATGCGAAATCCCTGCTGCTCGAGGATGCGGCCGACGCTCGACAGCAGGTGATCGTCACCGCCGCGGAATGCGCGCACGACATGGCCGAGCAGCCGCAGCGTGCCCCAGTCGAGCCGGATCTCCGACAGCGCGGGACGCACCAGGGTGCCGATGAAGATCAGGTCGCGGCAGCCTTCGTCGCGGAACAACCGGGTCGCGCGTCCGAGCTGGCCGACCGAGATCCAGCGGTGACGAAACCGCTGCGCGCGCGCCGGATCGCAGGCGCCACGCAGCGCGAACAGCACCGGCGTGATGCCGCGCGCGGTGAGCTGATCGGCGACCGCGAACGGCATGGCGCCGCCGCCGGCGATCACGCCGACCGGCGAGGAAAGCGAGGGAGCCGCTGACGTCATGCTGGCGGCCATCCCCTGCTCAATTGACGTCGGCGGGAAGACAGAGCGGCCGGAGCTTGCCGCCCTCGATGAAGGCAAGGATTTCCGCGATCGCAGGATCCTCACCCGCCAGCGGCTGCACCGAAGCCAGCCGCTCGGCGAAGATGCCGGGACCGTGGAACAGTTTTTGATAGAACGCGCGCACCGTCGCCAGTCGCGCCTTGGTGAACTGGCGCCGCCGCATGCCGATGATGTTGAGCCCTTCGAGCACTGCGTATTGACCGTTGGCTAACCCGAACGGGATGATGTCGCCGCGCACGCCGCAGACACCGCCGATCATCACCTGCGGGCCGACGCGGGTGAACTGGTGCACCGCCGACAGGCCGCCGATATAGACGAAGTCGCCGATCTCGCAGTGGCCGCCGAGCGTTGCTGACGTCGCGAAGATCACGCCGTTGCCGACCATGCAGTCATGGCCGACATGGCTGTTGTTCATGAAGAAGCCGCGATCGCCGACGTGGGTGAGCCCGCCGCCCTTGACCGTGCCGACATTCATCGTCACGCCTTCGCGGATCGTGCAGGCCTCGCCGACTTCGAGACGGGTTGGCTCGCCGCGATAGCTGAGATCCTGCGGCGGCCCGCCGAGCGCGGCAAACGGCGAGATGATGCAGCCGGCGCCGATCTTCGTATGCCCGCTGATCGTGACATGCGCGATCAGCTTGCAGTTCTCGCCCAGCACGACGTTGGGGCCGATGATGCAGTACGGACCGATCTCGGTGCCGGCCCCGATCACAGCGCCATCGGCAATCCGCGCAGTGGGGTCGATCATGCTCATGTCGTTACGGTCCGGAATTCGTGAGTGGCGCCAAGGCGCTATCAAGGCGTTATGCAGTCGATTTGGGCGGTCGTTAGCGCGACTTTGCCCGCCCTGTCCAGTGACGTATGATGACGACCTGTTGCAAACGAGAAGGTCGCAACCGATCCATGGTCCGGGCCGCCGCGCTGATCCTCAGCCTGTTCTCCGCGCCGATCGGGCCGGAGACCGTCGATCTCGGCAACAGCACGAGCGTCGATCTCTCGTCCTTCGACTGCCGCGACATCAACCGCAGCACGATCGTCCAGCGCGTCTGCTACAGCGCGAGCGAACGCACGCTGCTGGTCGCGGTCAGGGGCAGCTACCAGCACTATTGCGGCGTGCCCACGGAGACCTACGACGCGCTGATGATCGCACCATCGATGGGCGTCTTCCTCAATCGCGTCCTGCGCATCGCCGGCGCGGACGGCCGTTACGCGTGCAGGACGTCGTGACCTCGGCCGCCGAGGGCTTCTTTTCTTGACGCGTTTTCTTCACGTGAACCGGGGGCCACTTCGCTCGAAAACGCACTAATCCGTCAGCATCGCGCCGACATCGGCCTCGGCGACAACCTGACCGTTGACCTTGGCGTCGCCGTGAAACCACCACATCGTCTTGCGGCGGCCGAGCGAGCGCATGTGGTACTCGATGGTGTCGCCGGGCATCACCGGCTTCCTGAACTTGCACTTGTCGATGGTGAGGAAATACACCGCGCGCGGCTTCTCGGTGCCCTCGACCGACTTGATGCCGATCACGCCGGCGGTCTGCGCCATCGCCTCGATCATCATCACGCCGGGGTAAACCGGGCGATCCGGGAAATGCCCCTGGAACGGCGGCTCGTTGAAAGTGACGTTCTTGATGCCGATACCGCTGTAGTCGGTGCGGATCTTGATCACGCGGTCGATCAGCAACATCGGAAAGCGATGCGGGAGCGTCTTCAGGATATCGTTGATATCCACGAGCTCGAATTTGACCGGTGCCTCCTCCATCACTCCTGTTCCTTGCCTTTGGCTTCGTTGTCGCGCACGAGGCGCTCCACCGCGATAATTTCCCTGAACCACTGCTTGGTCGGCTTGGCGAAATGCCCGCCCCAGCGACCATTGGCCGGAATGTCGTCCTTGACCGCGCTCATCGCCGTCACCTGGGCGCCGTCGCCGATCTTGAGGTGGTTGTTGATGCCCACCTTGGCGCCGAGCGCGACATTGTCGCCGATCGTCAGGCTGCCGGCGAGCCCGATCTGGGCCGCGAGCAGGCAGTGCCGGCCGATGGTCACATTGTGGCCGATCTGGACCTGGTTGTCGATTTTAGTGCCCTCGCCGATCACGGTGTCGCGCAGGGAACCGCGGTCGATGGTCGAGGCAGCGCCGACCTCGACATTGTTCTGGATCACCACGCGGCCGGTCTGCGGCACCTTCACGTGCCCTGCCGGCCCGAAGAAGATGAAGCCGTAGCCGTCCTGGCCGATATTGCAGGCTGGGTGGATCAGCACGTTGTTGCCGATCAGCGCGAACTGAATGGTGGTCTTGGCGCCGACATTGCAGTCGCGGCCGATCTTGACGTCGGCGCCGATCACCGCGCCGGCGCCGATGATGGTGCCGGAGCCGATCTCGACCCGCGGGCCGATCACGACCAGCGGATCGACGATGACGCCGTCCTCGAGGCGCGCGGTGGGATCGATGATCGCCGACGGGGCGACGCCCTCGGTGCCGAACCAGGATTGCGGCCGCAGCGCATCGGCGTGCCATTCGCGGGCGAGCTCGACGAACACCTGGAACGGCTTCGCGGCGCGCAGCACGGCGGTGCCGTTCGGCACCTGCGCCTCGAAACGCGGGCTGACCAGGCAGGCGCCGGCCTTGGTCGCGGCGAGTTGGTCGACGTATTTGAGATTGTCGAAAAACGCGAGATGCATCGGACCGGCCTCGTCGAGCGAGGCCAGCCCCCTGATCTGAAGCGCGCCCCTTTCGGGGTCGACCAGTTGCGCCTTCGTCAGCGCGGCGATTTCAGCCAGCGATGACGAAGGAGGACTTTTGAAGAAGATCGGCTGCGCCATTCCATCCGTCGCAGTCCGGTCGAGCCGCGGTGTTAGAAAGTCGTACCGCCGCCAAACCGGAATTCTTGCACGCGGTCATACGCACCCTTGGTCAGCGGCACAGCGTAGTCGAAGCGCAGCGGACCAAACGGCGACTGCCAGATCAGGCCGACACCGACGGAGGTACGGACAACCTTGCTGTCGTCAAAACTCAGGCCAAGGCAGGTACCCGGAGACGGCGGGTTGTTCGTCGGCCTCACGCAGTTAGCCGTGTTGACTTCGCCCGTCGCCGCCCACGAGGTCGGTCCCTTATAGTCGTACAGGCCGCCGGCGTCGGCATAGACCGCGCCCTTGAGCCCGACTTCCTTCGGCAGGAACCAGAACGGCATCTGCAGCTCCGCCGACACGCCCCAGTACTTGGTGCCGCCGACCGCGTCCATGGTGCCGTAGGGATTGATGTCACGCGGACCAATGCCGTTCGGCGCAAAGCCGCGGACCAGGTTCGGGCCCATCTGGAAGTG from Bradyrhizobium sp. B124 includes:
- a CDS encoding KTSC domain-containing protein: MVRAAALILSLFSAPIGPETVDLGNSTSVDLSSFDCRDINRSTIVQRVCYSASERTLLVAVRGSYQHYCGVPTETYDALMIAPSMGVFLNRVLRIAGADGRYACRTS
- the lpxD gene encoding UDP-3-O-(3-hydroxymyristoyl)glucosamine N-acyltransferase; translation: MAQPIFFKSPPSSSLAEIAALTKAQLVDPERGALQIRGLASLDEAGPMHLAFFDNLKYVDQLAATKAGACLVSPRFEAQVPNGTAVLRAAKPFQVFVELAREWHADALRPQSWFGTEGVAPSAIIDPTARLEDGVIVDPLVVIGPRVEIGSGTIIGAGAVIGADVKIGRDCNVGAKTTIQFALIGNNVLIHPACNIGQDGYGFIFFGPAGHVKVPQTGRVVIQNNVEVGAASTIDRGSLRDTVIGEGTKIDNQVQIGHNVTIGRHCLLAAQIGLAGSLTIGDNVALGAKVGINNHLKIGDGAQVTAMSAVKDDIPANGRWGGHFAKPTKQWFREIIAVERLVRDNEAKGKEQE
- the lpxI gene encoding UDP-2,3-diacylglucosamine diphosphatase LpxI (LpxI, functionally equivalent to LpxH, replaces it in LPS biosynthesis in a minority of bacteria.), which gives rise to MTSAAPSLSSPVGVIAGGGAMPFAVADQLTARGITPVLFALRGACDPARAQRFRHRWISVGQLGRATRLFRDEGCRDLIFIGTLVRPALSEIRLDWGTLRLLGHVVRAFRGGDDHLLSSVGRILEQQGFRMVGIKDVAPDLLMPEGAVTRTTPDSSALADIARGRGVLDALGPFDIGQAAVVIDGHVVAVEDIEGTDGLLARVARLRADGRIRAKTGRGVLMKAPKSKQDLRFDLPTIGPRTVEGAAAAGIAGIAVIAGNTLAADPQGLIEAADAKGLFVIGLAG
- the lpxA gene encoding acyl-ACP--UDP-N-acetylglucosamine O-acyltransferase, with amino-acid sequence MSMIDPTARIADGAVIGAGTEIGPYCIIGPNVVLGENCKLIAHVTISGHTKIGAGCIISPFAALGGPPQDLSYRGEPTRLEVGEACTIREGVTMNVGTVKGGGLTHVGDRGFFMNNSHVGHDCMVGNGVIFATSATLGGHCEIGDFVYIGGLSAVHQFTRVGPQVMIGGVCGVRGDIIPFGLANGQYAVLEGLNIIGMRRRQFTKARLATVRAFYQKLFHGPGIFAERLASVQPLAGEDPAIAEILAFIEGGKLRPLCLPADVN
- the lpxB gene encoding lipid-A-disaccharide synthase, which codes for MQAHSPSRRGKIFLIATEESGDRLGAALMKVLRQRLGDAVQFSGVGGRQMTGEGIDPLFPIEELSIIGFAAVVKQLPKILQLIRRTADAVLDAAPDMLVIIDSPDFTHRVARRVRARNPNIPIVNYVSPSVWAWRPGRARAMRGYVDHVLALLPFEPEEYRKLQGPPCSYVGHPLTEQLTSLRPNEEEQKRRDAQPPVLLVLPGSRRSEIRHHLALFGAALGQLNKQTPFELVLPTMPHLEAMVREGVASWPVVPRLAVGETEKRAAFRVARAALAKSGTVTLELALSGIPMVTAYRVGAAEAFILRRAIRVSSVILANLVIGSDIIPEFLQENCTPDKLAHALGDVIADSPDRLRQLVAFATMDGKMSTGDQPPSVRAADIVLAEMDRSST
- the fabZ gene encoding 3-hydroxyacyl-ACP dehydratase FabZ, with translation MEEAPVKFELVDINDILKTLPHRFPMLLIDRVIKIRTDYSGIGIKNVTFNEPPFQGHFPDRPVYPGVMMIEAMAQTAGVIGIKSVEGTEKPRAVYFLTIDKCKFRKPVMPGDTIEYHMRSLGRRKTMWWFHGDAKVNGQVVAEADVGAMLTD